The following coding sequences lie in one Frondihabitans peucedani genomic window:
- a CDS encoding helix-turn-helix domain-containing protein, with amino-acid sequence MTTTAPDISNESVTADADTSTLRERKKQRTRQLLHEVAMELVRERGLAGVTVEEICAEADVSTRTFFNYFSTKAAAAVGLTSPVLRDDVLESFHARRGDVGIVPDLCRVVAQTIDLPEDRARMKELMDLRPELVPTMHAWMNEFRGQILTAVEARIGAETAGLAVALVMSAFMVALHGPSVTSRDELAERLVRTVAEMAELAVR; translated from the coding sequence GTGACCACCACCGCACCAGACATCTCGAACGAGAGCGTCACCGCCGACGCCGACACCTCGACCCTCCGAGAGCGCAAGAAGCAGCGCACCCGCCAGCTCCTCCACGAGGTGGCGATGGAGCTGGTCCGCGAGCGCGGCCTCGCCGGCGTCACCGTCGAGGAGATCTGCGCCGAGGCCGACGTCTCCACCCGCACCTTCTTCAACTACTTCTCGACGAAGGCCGCCGCTGCCGTCGGCCTGACCTCGCCCGTCCTCCGCGACGACGTGCTCGAGAGCTTCCACGCACGTCGGGGCGACGTCGGCATCGTGCCCGACCTCTGCCGGGTCGTCGCGCAGACGATCGACCTCCCGGAAGACCGGGCCCGCATGAAGGAGCTCATGGACCTCCGGCCCGAGCTCGTCCCGACGATGCACGCGTGGATGAACGAGTTCCGCGGCCAGATCCTCACCGCCGTCGAGGCCCGCATCGGCGCCGAGACGGCCGGGCTCGCCGTCGCCCTCGTCATGAGCGCGTTCATGGTCGCCCTGCACGGGCCGTCCGTCACCTCGCGCGACGAGCTCGCCGAGCGGCTCGTCCGCACCGTCGCCGAGATGGCGGAGCTGGCCGTCCGCTAG
- a CDS encoding ATP-binding protein, translated as MGRAFAAACLVFGAQTLPFALRSPETMNPTWAWTVGLVLYGVLALCVVTGALARYVRPAAIALSAVFLVIVATWPFAAVDLGAILPTQPWPWYLVNVATGAAAIVLSAVVATGYALVLTTVYLLVRLTPPGGAATAEAAALESGYALILGLGTVLLIAVVRRSAASVDAAAAAAVDKYATATKDHSLEVERNEVDALLHDSVMAALLAGSRAFTPTERRYAVGLARTSLDVIADTSGSSGTDSVPLTEVGARFSAMCVELGLEASLSATGVDGATVPRAVADAFFAAALQALMNSAQHAGTDRVRRTVTAAWDDARLTVVLADDGVGFDPSRPTARLGIQKSIVGRLESIGGTAAVDSAPGRGTVVTLTWSAQGSGPAAPADPAPRGVRAEG; from the coding sequence GTGGGCCGCGCGTTCGCAGCCGCGTGCCTCGTCTTCGGCGCCCAGACGCTCCCGTTCGCCCTCCGCTCCCCGGAGACGATGAACCCGACCTGGGCGTGGACGGTGGGGCTCGTGCTCTACGGAGTGCTCGCGCTCTGCGTGGTCACGGGCGCGCTCGCCCGGTACGTGCGCCCCGCGGCCATCGCCCTCAGCGCCGTGTTCCTCGTGATCGTCGCGACCTGGCCGTTCGCCGCCGTAGACCTGGGCGCGATCCTGCCGACCCAGCCCTGGCCCTGGTACCTCGTCAACGTGGCCACGGGCGCCGCGGCGATCGTTCTGTCGGCCGTCGTCGCCACGGGCTACGCGCTCGTGCTCACGACCGTCTACCTGCTGGTCCGGCTGACCCCTCCCGGCGGCGCCGCCACTGCCGAGGCGGCCGCCCTCGAGAGCGGCTACGCGTTGATCCTCGGGCTCGGGACGGTGCTCCTGATCGCCGTCGTCCGGAGGTCGGCCGCGTCGGTCGACGCGGCGGCGGCTGCGGCCGTCGACAAGTACGCCACCGCGACGAAGGACCACTCGCTGGAGGTCGAGCGCAACGAGGTGGACGCCCTTCTCCACGACAGCGTGATGGCGGCCCTCCTCGCGGGCAGCCGCGCCTTCACACCGACGGAGCGCCGGTACGCGGTCGGCCTCGCGCGGACCTCGCTCGACGTCATCGCCGACACCTCGGGCTCGTCGGGGACCGACAGCGTGCCGCTCACCGAGGTCGGAGCGCGCTTCTCCGCCATGTGCGTCGAGCTGGGCCTCGAGGCGTCGCTGTCGGCGACGGGGGTCGACGGGGCGACCGTGCCCCGAGCGGTCGCCGACGCGTTCTTCGCGGCCGCCCTGCAGGCCCTGATGAACAGCGCGCAGCACGCCGGGACGGACCGCGTCCGCCGCACCGTGACCGCCGCCTGGGACGACGCCCGGCTCACCGTGGTGCTCGCCGACGACGGCGTCGGCTTCGACCCGTCCCGGCCGACGGCACGGCTCGGCATCCAGAAGTCGATCGTCGGCCGTCTCGAGAGCATCGGCGGGACCGCCGCCGTCGACTCGGCGCCCGGGCGGGGCACTGTCGTCACGCTGACCTGGTCCGCGCAGGGCTCAGGACCTGCCGCTCCCGCCGATCCTGCCCCGCGCGGAGTCCGCGCCGAGGGGTGA
- a CDS encoding Gfo/Idh/MocA family protein, producing the protein MTTDTPGGLGAAPAAVRTKGLEPGRPTTYAILGNGWRAGVFLRLARDLPQRFRVTGVLARRPEAGADIERDFAVPTFRTLDETLAAERPDFVIVSVPWGVTPELIRTLVDRRIPVLTETPPAPDLDAMRSLWADIGSAGLVQVAEQYALMPLHAARLNLVREGVIGTPTSVHVSSTHLYHAVAMMRSFLDVAPGPVTVTSRTFGAPLIDPITPDGWTGATDEKEATTILSTLDFGQGRSGLYDFTDNQWWNPLRPDHLRIRGSKGEIDDETVVRMADPVTPVVSRIERVVSGHGMNYEGADLQHLTFEGRVAFRNEFEGGRLMDDDIGVAVLLDRVGAWTRDEGPAPYPLAEGLHDHHVGLALNEAAASGEAVTISEEPWASA; encoded by the coding sequence ATGACGACAGACACCCCCGGCGGCCTCGGCGCCGCCCCCGCCGCGGTCCGCACCAAGGGGCTCGAGCCCGGCCGCCCGACCACCTACGCGATCCTGGGCAACGGCTGGCGCGCCGGCGTGTTCCTCCGACTCGCCCGCGACCTGCCCCAGCGCTTCCGGGTCACCGGCGTCCTCGCCCGCCGCCCGGAGGCGGGCGCGGATATCGAGCGGGACTTCGCCGTGCCCACGTTCCGCACCCTCGACGAGACCCTCGCCGCGGAGCGCCCCGACTTCGTCATCGTGAGCGTCCCGTGGGGCGTGACGCCCGAGCTGATCCGCACGCTCGTGGACCGCAGGATCCCGGTGCTCACCGAGACCCCGCCGGCTCCCGACCTCGACGCCATGCGCTCCCTCTGGGCCGACATCGGATCGGCGGGACTCGTGCAGGTCGCCGAGCAGTACGCCCTGATGCCCCTGCACGCCGCGCGACTGAATCTCGTGCGCGAGGGCGTCATCGGGACGCCGACCTCGGTCCACGTGAGCTCGACGCACCTCTATCACGCGGTCGCCATGATGCGGTCGTTCCTCGACGTCGCCCCGGGGCCCGTCACCGTCACGAGCCGGACCTTCGGGGCACCGCTGATCGATCCGATCACGCCCGACGGCTGGACGGGCGCCACCGACGAGAAGGAGGCGACGACGATCCTGTCGACGCTCGACTTCGGTCAGGGCAGGTCGGGCCTCTACGACTTCACCGACAACCAGTGGTGGAACCCGCTCCGCCCCGACCACCTGCGCATCCGCGGGTCGAAGGGCGAGATCGACGACGAGACGGTGGTCAGGATGGCCGATCCGGTCACCCCGGTCGTCTCCCGCATCGAGCGCGTCGTCAGCGGACACGGGATGAACTACGAGGGCGCCGACCTGCAGCACCTGACCTTCGAGGGCCGCGTCGCCTTCCGCAACGAGTTCGAGGGCGGACGCCTCATGGACGACGACATCGGCGTCGCGGTGCTGCTCGACCGCGTCGGAGCCTGGACCCGCGACGAGGGCCCGGCTCCGTACCCGCTCGCCGAGGGCCTGCACGACCACCACGTCGGACTCGCCCTGAACGAGGCCGCGGCGTCCGGAGAGGCCGTGACGATCTCGGAGGAGCCGTGGGCGTCGGCGTGA
- a CDS encoding MarR family winged helix-turn-helix transcriptional regulator, which produces MADVFEASWERSEVGVMEALRGWSVAFAELNQHMAEWMDLPTTDAQALGQVLWADSDGEPLSPGRLGQRIGMTSGSVAVLVNRLESAGLLERSREHADRRRVTLRPTEAAKQRARAFTETSVAEIGATLHETPAQDLAAVEAFLNRMVAAATTAAERLREGRP; this is translated from the coding sequence ATGGCGGACGTGTTCGAAGCCTCGTGGGAGAGGTCCGAGGTCGGGGTGATGGAGGCGCTGCGGGGGTGGTCCGTGGCCTTCGCGGAGCTGAATCAGCACATGGCCGAGTGGATGGATCTCCCGACCACGGACGCTCAGGCGCTCGGGCAGGTGCTCTGGGCGGACTCGGACGGAGAGCCCCTCTCTCCGGGTCGGCTGGGGCAGCGCATCGGGATGACCTCGGGATCGGTCGCCGTCCTGGTGAATCGCCTCGAGTCGGCCGGCCTCCTCGAGCGCAGTCGCGAGCACGCCGACCGCCGTCGGGTGACCCTGCGTCCCACGGAGGCCGCCAAGCAGCGCGCCCGGGCATTCACCGAGACCTCGGTCGCGGAGATCGGCGCCACCCTCCACGAGACGCCGGCTCAGGATCTCGCCGCCGTCGAGGCGTTCCTGAACCGGATGGTGGCTGCCGCGACGACGGCGGCCGAGCGGCTGCGCGAGGGTCGTCCCTGA
- a CDS encoding Abi family protein: MEYAKPWLSIEDQVEGLFRQGVDVGDRNEAGALLREVGYYRLTGYLYPFRESERYVDDFGRERVRVLNSYKTGARLQEAADLIHFDRQLRLLVLEGVERIEIALRMRLGYSLGRASAFAHEDASTFVSAFTRAQADGKGTQLASRHEMWLQRVRERQNNSDEAFVAHFRFKYDDRMPIWALTEVLELGHVARLYAGLRNDIATEIAVAFGVPTKQLMQSWIATLNYVRNLAAHHARLFNRKLVSAPKRPRGDSVPLLAHLTQREAPKQFGSYSALAVMAYLMESAHPGRDWSVRVATLLRDFPTTNHLTVESLGVAAGWLDEDLWRRRA, translated from the coding sequence GTGGAGTATGCCAAACCATGGCTCTCAATCGAAGACCAGGTTGAGGGGCTCTTTCGCCAGGGCGTGGACGTAGGCGATCGGAACGAGGCCGGCGCTCTTCTGCGCGAGGTCGGCTACTACCGGTTGACCGGGTATCTGTATCCGTTCCGGGAGTCTGAGCGATACGTCGATGACTTCGGGCGTGAACGTGTCCGCGTCCTCAACTCGTACAAGACCGGAGCTCGCCTCCAAGAGGCTGCTGATCTCATCCATTTCGATCGCCAATTGAGGCTGCTCGTACTCGAGGGCGTCGAACGGATCGAGATCGCGCTGCGCATGCGACTCGGGTATTCGCTAGGTAGGGCTTCGGCCTTCGCGCACGAGGACGCCTCCACGTTCGTATCAGCGTTCACGAGGGCGCAGGCGGATGGGAAAGGTACGCAGCTGGCGAGCCGTCACGAGATGTGGCTGCAACGAGTGCGAGAGAGGCAGAACAACTCAGACGAGGCCTTCGTAGCTCATTTCCGCTTCAAGTACGACGACAGGATGCCGATCTGGGCCCTGACCGAGGTTCTCGAACTTGGCCATGTCGCTCGCTTGTACGCAGGACTCCGGAACGACATCGCGACAGAGATCGCCGTGGCTTTCGGTGTCCCCACAAAGCAGCTCATGCAGAGTTGGATCGCCACGCTCAATTACGTCCGGAACCTGGCAGCCCATCACGCTCGACTGTTCAACCGCAAACTCGTAAGCGCGCCCAAGCGACCCAGGGGTGATTCAGTCCCACTCCTCGCTCACCTGACGCAGCGGGAAGCACCGAAGCAGTTCGGCTCATACAGTGCATTGGCGGTCATGGCGTATCTCATGGAGTCAGCACACCCTGGCCGTGACTGGTCCGTCCGCGTCGCTACGCTCCTCCGTGACTTCCCGACCACGAATCACCTCACTGTCGAGTCCCTAGGCGTCGCCGCGGGCTGGCTGGACGAAGACCTGTGGCGACGACGCGCCTGA
- a CDS encoding helix-turn-helix domain-containing protein has product MDRTALADFLSRHRDALQPADVGLSPGARRRVPGLKREEVALLAAMSTDYYARLEQGRGPQPSTQMLAALARALRLTGVERDYLYRIAGHSAPDSVAVSDLVSPSLLRVLDRLNDTPALILSALGETLVQNDSARALLGDVSGYSGLERSSVHRWFVRPETERWRYPEQDRDRAGRALVSILRSAYGSLGPRSRAGEMVGDLLERSAEFREIWERHEVARRFEEHKTLIHPEIGPIELDCQVLFTEDQSQTLLVLTAPPRSESDSKLRLLAVLGTQTIGEAR; this is encoded by the coding sequence GTGGACCGCACAGCCCTCGCCGACTTCCTCTCCCGGCACCGCGACGCCCTCCAGCCCGCCGACGTCGGGCTCTCCCCCGGCGCCCGTCGACGCGTGCCCGGGCTGAAACGCGAGGAGGTGGCGCTCCTCGCGGCGATGTCGACCGACTACTACGCGCGCCTCGAGCAGGGCCGCGGACCGCAGCCGAGCACGCAGATGCTCGCCGCGCTCGCCCGGGCCCTCCGGCTGACCGGCGTCGAGCGCGACTACCTCTACCGCATCGCCGGCCACTCGGCTCCCGACTCCGTCGCCGTGAGCGACCTCGTGTCGCCGTCGCTGCTGCGCGTGCTCGACCGGCTGAACGACACCCCGGCGCTGATCCTGTCGGCCCTCGGCGAGACCCTCGTGCAGAACGACTCGGCGCGCGCCCTGCTGGGCGACGTCAGCGGGTACTCCGGGCTCGAGCGCAGCAGCGTGCACCGGTGGTTCGTCCGGCCCGAGACCGAGCGGTGGCGCTACCCCGAGCAGGATCGCGACCGGGCCGGCCGCGCGCTGGTCTCGATCCTGCGCTCCGCGTACGGCTCTCTGGGGCCGCGGTCTCGCGCGGGCGAGATGGTCGGCGACCTCCTCGAGCGGAGCGCGGAGTTCCGGGAGATCTGGGAGCGGCACGAGGTGGCGCGCCGCTTCGAGGAGCACAAGACGCTGATCCACCCCGAGATCGGACCGATCGAGCTCGACTGCCAGGTGCTCTTCACGGAGGACCAGTCGCAGACGCTGCTCGTGCTCACGGCACCGCCTCGGAGCGAGTCCGACAGCAAGCTGCGGCTCCTCGCCGTGCTCGGGACGCAGACGATCGGCGAGGCGCGCTGA
- a CDS encoding FAD-dependent monooxygenase yields MSNRTAVISGASIAGLSTAWWLSRTGWEVTVIERAAQFRDGGQNVDIRGVARDVLRRMDLFEAVAARNTTETGTVLVDAQGAVTVELPSDGAGGATAELEILRGDLARTLLDHLPDDVHFVYGDSIAEVVDTSDGVAVRTAGGLDLQADLLVVAEGVRSRTRSLVFREDEVDVRDLDVTMVFGTIPRTPGDDDRWRWHNAVRGRQIHLRPDPYGTIRAILAYSPGDDVLEAGREQMLALVRARYADAGWEAPRILDAFETSPDVYVDQLQQIRMTTWHRGHVVMAGDAAWCVTPMGGGGASLALTAGYVLAAELAGSDETEMALAAFEAWMRPLVEDVQDLPRGLKAFAYPQTRPGLAVRGVVDRLMTSRPFRPLTAKLTQVAETDRALPEIRAFGGRSG; encoded by the coding sequence ATGTCGAACCGAACAGCAGTCATCTCAGGAGCCAGTATCGCGGGCCTGTCCACCGCCTGGTGGCTCAGCCGGACGGGCTGGGAGGTCACCGTCATCGAGCGGGCCGCCCAGTTCCGTGACGGCGGTCAGAACGTCGACATCCGCGGCGTCGCCCGCGACGTCCTCCGGAGGATGGACCTCTTCGAGGCCGTCGCCGCTCGGAACACCACCGAGACCGGCACCGTCCTGGTCGACGCTCAGGGTGCCGTGACCGTCGAGCTCCCCTCGGACGGCGCCGGCGGAGCGACGGCCGAGCTCGAGATCCTGCGGGGCGACCTCGCCCGGACCCTGCTCGACCACCTCCCCGACGACGTCCACTTCGTCTACGGCGACTCGATCGCCGAGGTCGTCGACACCAGCGACGGCGTCGCCGTCCGGACCGCCGGGGGCCTCGACCTCCAGGCCGACCTGCTCGTCGTCGCCGAGGGCGTCCGATCGAGGACCCGGTCGCTCGTGTTCCGCGAAGACGAGGTCGACGTGCGCGACCTGGACGTGACGATGGTCTTCGGGACCATCCCGCGGACACCTGGCGACGACGACCGGTGGCGGTGGCACAACGCCGTCCGGGGCCGCCAGATCCACCTCCGCCCGGACCCGTACGGGACGATCCGCGCGATCCTGGCCTACTCCCCCGGCGACGACGTCCTCGAGGCCGGCCGCGAGCAGATGCTCGCGCTGGTGCGGGCGCGCTACGCCGACGCCGGCTGGGAGGCTCCGCGCATCCTCGACGCGTTCGAGACGTCGCCCGACGTGTACGTCGACCAGCTGCAGCAGATCCGGATGACCACGTGGCACCGCGGACACGTGGTGATGGCAGGCGACGCCGCGTGGTGCGTCACGCCGATGGGAGGCGGGGGTGCGTCCCTAGCGCTGACCGCCGGATACGTCCTCGCCGCCGAGCTGGCCGGATCCGACGAGACCGAGATGGCCCTGGCGGCCTTCGAGGCGTGGATGAGGCCGCTCGTCGAGGACGTGCAGGATCTGCCCCGCGGTCTCAAGGCCTTCGCCTACCCGCAGACCCGGCCCGGCCTCGCGGTCCGCGGAGTCGTCGACCGGCTGATGACCTCGCGCCCGTTCCGGCCCCTGACCGCGAAGCTCACGCAGGTCGCCGAGACAGACCGCGCTCTGCCGGAGATCCGGGCGTTCGGCGGCCGCAGCGGCTAG
- a CDS encoding MDR family MFS transporter — translation MSTATASTEVRTGRAATAPEGEKRPIMTHRQILLVIYGLMAGMFLSALDQTVVGTAIRTIGDDLHGLDQQAWVTTAYLITSTIATPIYGKLSDLFGRRPLYIFGIVVFVLGSLLSSFSTSMLMLAGFRAIQGIGAGALMSLPLAIMGDILAPRERAKYQGYFLAVFGISSVIGPLIGGLFSGASQILFITGWRWVFLVNVPIGIAALLMVLAFLHLPKVGEKRAPRIDWWGATSVIVTLAPLLLVAEQGRTWGWGSGLAIACYVIGLAGLVSFLVAETRMKDDAIIPLKLFRSGTFSMATLLGFLVGFAMFGALLTIPLYLQIVTGLTPTESGFATLPMIGGLMIASIVSGQIVSRTGRYRIFPVIGTAFTAIGFFVLTFMTIDKPLWFLMIGMFFIGLGLGQLMQTITLASQNSVSPRDMGVATSSSTFFRQIGGTLGTAVLLSVLFSLMPTNILHAMADKQDLTSALDAALTPSVASSSQNAGVMKQIWNPIVKPIKSQVQAGLDKGTAAATTAADTAVTQKVTAAIQAQVAAGAVPASAAQGLIDQQVAAAKPDAEAQALSAAAKQADASVVDGRLAVDWSDSAQRGHYVDQVVPSLVKQLDKGTSSGSSSASDTSDTSFLNGADARLTKPFMTGFNDSAVSIYWVGLGVVLLAFVLSLFFKVPPLRQNSALQEQADSSAADDDLVTRAAGAAAVAGSPTGPNTGSVPTRRR, via the coding sequence ATGTCAACAGCAACGGCATCCACCGAGGTGCGCACCGGTCGCGCGGCGACCGCTCCCGAGGGGGAGAAGCGTCCGATCATGACGCACCGCCAGATCCTCCTGGTCATCTACGGCCTCATGGCCGGCATGTTCCTCTCGGCCCTCGACCAGACCGTCGTCGGCACCGCGATCCGCACCATCGGCGACGACCTCCACGGTCTCGACCAGCAGGCCTGGGTCACCACCGCCTACCTGATCACGTCGACCATCGCGACCCCGATCTACGGGAAGCTTTCCGACCTCTTCGGCCGTCGCCCGCTCTACATCTTCGGCATCGTCGTGTTCGTGCTCGGCTCGCTGCTGTCGTCGTTCTCGACCTCGATGCTCATGCTCGCCGGCTTCCGCGCGATCCAGGGCATCGGCGCCGGCGCCCTGATGTCGCTGCCGCTGGCGATCATGGGCGACATCCTCGCTCCGCGCGAGCGCGCCAAGTACCAGGGCTACTTCCTGGCGGTCTTCGGCATCTCGAGCGTCATCGGGCCGCTGATCGGCGGACTCTTCTCGGGAGCCAGCCAGATCCTGTTCATCACCGGGTGGCGCTGGGTGTTCCTGGTCAACGTTCCTATCGGCATCGCCGCCCTCCTGATGGTCCTGGCCTTCCTGCACCTCCCGAAGGTCGGCGAGAAGCGGGCCCCCAGGATCGACTGGTGGGGCGCCACCTCGGTGATCGTCACGCTCGCTCCGCTCCTCCTCGTCGCCGAGCAGGGCCGCACCTGGGGCTGGGGCTCCGGGCTCGCGATCGCCTGCTACGTGATCGGTCTCGCCGGCCTGGTGTCGTTCCTCGTCGCCGAGACGCGGATGAAGGACGACGCGATCATCCCGCTGAAGCTGTTCCGCTCGGGCACCTTCTCGATGGCGACGCTCCTCGGCTTCCTGGTCGGCTTCGCCATGTTCGGCGCGCTCCTCACGATCCCGCTCTACCTGCAGATCGTCACCGGCCTCACCCCGACCGAGTCGGGCTTCGCCACGCTGCCCATGATCGGCGGCCTCATGATCGCCTCGATCGTCTCCGGCCAGATCGTGTCGCGGACCGGCCGCTACCGCATCTTCCCCGTCATCGGCACGGCCTTCACGGCCATCGGCTTCTTCGTCCTGACCTTCATGACGATCGACAAGCCGCTCTGGTTCCTGATGATCGGCATGTTCTTCATCGGCCTGGGCCTCGGTCAGCTGATGCAGACCATCACGCTCGCCTCGCAGAACTCGGTCTCGCCGCGCGACATGGGCGTGGCGACCTCGTCGTCGACGTTCTTCCGGCAGATCGGCGGCACCCTGGGCACCGCGGTGCTGCTGTCGGTCCTGTTCTCGCTGATGCCCACGAACATCCTGCACGCCATGGCCGACAAGCAGGACCTCACCAGCGCCCTCGACGCCGCGCTGACCCCGTCGGTCGCGTCGTCGAGCCAGAACGCCGGCGTCATGAAGCAGATCTGGAACCCGATCGTGAAGCCGATCAAGAGCCAGGTCCAGGCCGGCCTCGACAAGGGCACCGCCGCCGCGACCACGGCCGCCGACACGGCCGTGACCCAGAAGGTCACCGCGGCGATCCAGGCGCAGGTCGCTGCCGGTGCCGTTCCCGCGAGCGCCGCGCAGGGTCTCATCGACCAGCAGGTCGCCGCTGCCAAGCCGGACGCCGAGGCGCAGGCTCTGTCTGCCGCCGCGAAGCAGGCCGACGCCTCCGTCGTCGACGGCAGGCTCGCGGTCGACTGGTCCGACTCCGCTCAGCGCGGCCACTACGTCGACCAGGTCGTGCCGTCGCTCGTGAAGCAGCTCGACAAGGGCACCTCGTCCGGCTCGTCGTCGGCGAGCGACACCAGCGACACGTCGTTCCTGAACGGCGCCGACGCTCGTCTGACCAAGCCGTTCATGACCGGGTTCAACGACTCGGCCGTGAGCATCTACTGGGTCGGCCTCGGCGTGGTCCTGCTCGCCTTCGTCCTGTCCCTGTTCTTCAAGGTGCCGCCGCTCCGCCAGAACTCGGCGCTCCAGGAGCAGGCCGACAGCAGCGCGGCCGACGACGACCTCGTGACCCGGGCTGCGGGTGCCGCAGCGGTCGCAGGATCGCCGACCGGCCCGAACACCGGCTCCGTTCCGACCCGGCGCCGGTAG
- a CDS encoding SDR family oxidoreductase, with translation MEDLTGVRALVTGGTSGLGRAMAEALAEAGAEVAVTSRSAERARAAAERISGAVGIGMDTRDEEAVAQGVDGLLEAWGRIDLLVNNAGIGMRTVNPRFTTEPQGFWTVPVDGFRDVIETNLTGYFLVARAVTPSMLAAGRGRIVNISMNHSTMNRRGFTPYGPSRAGAEALSRIMAADLADTPVRVNVLLPGGITETGMLDGVDLPAGASILPASVMAAPIRWLASPAAADVHDRRIVASEFDPEAPRR, from the coding sequence GTGGAAGACCTGACGGGCGTGCGCGCCCTGGTGACCGGAGGGACCAGCGGCCTGGGTCGCGCGATGGCCGAGGCCCTCGCCGAGGCCGGCGCCGAGGTCGCTGTCACCAGCCGTTCCGCCGAGCGGGCCCGTGCGGCAGCCGAGAGGATCTCGGGCGCCGTCGGCATCGGCATGGACACGCGCGACGAGGAGGCGGTCGCGCAGGGGGTCGACGGACTCCTGGAGGCCTGGGGTCGGATCGACCTCCTGGTGAACAACGCCGGCATCGGCATGCGCACGGTCAACCCCCGCTTCACCACCGAGCCGCAGGGCTTCTGGACCGTCCCCGTCGACGGCTTCCGGGACGTGATCGAGACGAACCTGACGGGCTACTTCCTGGTGGCCCGGGCGGTCACGCCGTCCATGCTCGCCGCCGGCCGCGGCCGCATCGTCAACATCAGCATGAACCACAGCACGATGAACCGGCGCGGCTTCACCCCGTACGGGCCGTCGCGCGCGGGGGCAGAGGCCCTGTCGCGGATCATGGCTGCCGACCTCGCCGACACCCCGGTCCGGGTCAACGTCCTCCTCCCCGGAGGCATCACCGAGACCGGGATGCTCGACGGCGTCGACCTGCCCGCGGGCGCCTCGATACTCCCGGCCTCGGTCATGGCCGCGCCCATCCGCTGGCTCGCCTCGCCCGCAGCCGCCGACGTCCACGACCGGCGCATCGTGGCCTCGGAGTTCGACCCGGAGGCCCCCCGCCGCTGA
- a CDS encoding SDR family oxidoreductase yields the protein MDITGNTVFIPGATSGIGLALAIRLQERGNTVVIGGRRTELLAQLETEHGFDTVRIDMADRESIREASATVLAAHPELNVVVAMAGIMRSEDWHSPAGFLADAEEVVTTNLLGPIRLIAEFVDHLRTRPAATIMTVSSGLAFVPLAITPSYDATKAGIHNLSEAIRVQLEDTSVRVVELVPPAVATDLLPGTDSHGMPLDAFADEVISLIESQPDAQEILVEAVHPLRFAEANGAYPATLARLNGFGAPTA from the coding sequence ATGGACATCACAGGGAACACCGTCTTCATCCCCGGCGCCACGAGCGGCATCGGCCTCGCTCTCGCCATCCGCCTCCAGGAGCGCGGCAACACCGTCGTCATCGGCGGTCGCCGCACCGAGCTCCTCGCGCAGCTCGAGACCGAGCACGGCTTCGACACCGTCCGCATCGACATGGCCGACCGCGAGAGCATCCGGGAGGCCTCCGCGACCGTGCTGGCCGCCCACCCCGAGCTGAACGTGGTGGTCGCCATGGCGGGCATCATGCGGAGCGAGGACTGGCACTCGCCGGCGGGCTTCCTCGCCGACGCCGAGGAGGTCGTCACGACGAACCTGCTCGGCCCGATCCGCCTCATCGCCGAGTTCGTCGACCACCTCCGCACCCGCCCCGCCGCGACGATCATGACGGTCTCGAGCGGCCTCGCCTTCGTCCCCCTGGCGATCACGCCGAGCTACGACGCGACCAAGGCCGGCATCCACAACCTCTCGGAGGCGATCCGCGTGCAGCTCGAGGACACGTCCGTGCGCGTCGTCGAGCTGGTGCCGCCGGCCGTCGCGACCGACCTGCTGCCCGGGACCGACTCGCACGGCATGCCGCTCGACGCATTCGCCGACGAGGTGATCTCGCTGATCGAGTCGCAGCCCGACGCGCAGGAGATCCTGGTCGAGGCCGTGCACCCGCTCCGATTCGCGGAGGCGAACGGCGCCTACCCCGCCACGCTCGCCCGCCTGAACGGCTTCGGGGCGCCGACCGCCTGA